A genomic region of Cannabis sativa cultivar Pink pepper isolate KNU-18-1 chromosome 1, ASM2916894v1, whole genome shotgun sequence contains the following coding sequences:
- the LOC115706952 gene encoding receptor-like serine/threonine-protein kinase ALE2 isoform X1, which yields MGVKIILLLMEICLAANALHFRGSEDSPSLRRWVLEPSLIHHISPSPQSSKVPDHASSPTSSLSFGQKPHAKMVALPSKKAFHHKWLPAKAADPDDATRSPSIAIPPSMSSSRAPAKKWAHGPVSSPSVIYNNHHHKRRKFNNSVTKPTHPTYTKQGPSVSHFPSSRIWPSTAPAPSESPRSSSSHYNMPIFPPTISPLGSSLKKIKAPPPSPPLLALPPPPPNTDCSSVTCTEPLTYMPTGSPCGCVLPIQVKLRLGIAIYTFFSSVSELAEEIAASVNLNHSQVRIMGADAASQQLVKTVVLVNLVPKGVKFGYTTAFSIYEKFWRRQVLINESRFGSYEVLYVHYTDLPPSPPSAPLSISAIDDGPYTGHDNHGKQILKPLGVDVSRRKHNGLSKSMIAVIIVSSFTAFVVCLAVVWFLLLKFGSHTHKQQDAQPALISSLEKQTGAAVGSTRLGSMRGSESLSISSGTMTYAGTAKIFSLNEMERATNSFDASRILGEGGFGLVYNGTLDDGRKVAVKVLKRDNHHGGQEFLAEVEMLSRLHHRNLVKLIGICTEDQTRCLVYELVPNGSVESHLHGVDKESDPLDWDARMKIALGAARGLAYLHEDSNPRVIHRDFKSSNILLEHDFTPKVSDFGLARAALEGNRHISTHVMGTFGYLAPEYAMTGHLLVKSDVYSYGVVLLELLTGRKPVDLSQPPGQENLVAWARPLLTSKEGLETIIDPGIQSEMISLDSVSKVAAIASMCVQPEVSHRPFMGEVVQALKLVCNECEEAKGLSSRCHSQNDFLADHADSRARRVSHEIAGVSQSHRSFFISVSSRDIDNKVPLSTSELFSGASVGVEQGEEFGSLRKYSSNSGPLRIGRRKQFWQRLKSLSRGSASEHGFSLKLWPGSS from the exons ATGGGGGTGAAGATAATTCTTCTACTGATGGAAATATGCTTAGCAGCCAATGCCTTGCATTTTCGTGGATCTGAAG ACTCACCATCGTTGAGAAGATGGGTGTTAGAACCATCACTGATCCACCATATCAGTCCAAGTCCGCAATCTTCCAAGGTGCCAG ATCATGCTTCTTCTCCTACATCTTCACTGAGCTTTGGCCAGAAGCCACATGCAAAGATGGTAGCACTGCCTTCAAAGAAAGCATTTCACCACAAATGGTTACCAGCTAAAG CTGCCGATCCAGATGATGCTACGAGGTCTCCAAGTATTGCGATTCCACCTTCTATGTCATCTTCTAGAGCCCCTGCAAAGAAATGGGCTCATGGTCCAGTATCTTCCCCTTCAGTTATATACAATAATCACCATCACAAAAGAAGAAAATTCAACAATTCAGTTACAAAACCAACTCATCCCACTTACACCAAACAAG GTCCATCAGTATCTCACTTTCCTTCATCAAGAATCTGGCCTTCAACTGCACCAGCACCTTCAGAGTCACCAAGAAGCTCCTCTAGCCACTATAATA TGCCCATTTTTCCTCCTACAATATCTCCATTGGGTTCATCCCTTAAGAAGATTAAAGCTCCCCCACCATCACCACCTCTTCTAGCATTACCTCCTCCACCTCCTAATACAG ATTGTTCTTCTGTTACATGCACAGAGCCATTGACATATATGCCAACTGGATCACCTTGTGGGTGTGTTTTGCCTATTCAAGTTAAACTCCGCCTAGGAATTGCTATATACACATTCTTCTCTTCAGTTTCAGAGCTGGCAGAGGAAATTGCAGCCAGTGTCAACCTTAACCATAGCCAAGTTCGCATAATGGGAGCTGATGCAGCTAGTCAGCAGCTTGTGAAAACTGTAGTCCTTGTTAACTTGGTACCCAAAGGAGTCAAATTTGGTTACACTACTGCATTTTCTATCTATGAGAAATTCTGGCGCAGACAAGTTTTGATTAATGAATCACGTTTTGGTTCCTATGAAGTATTATATGTTCACTACACAG ATCTTCCACCTTCTCCTCCTTCAGCACCTTTGAGCATTTCTGCCATAGATGATGGGCCATACACTGGCCATGACAACCACGGAAAGCAAATATTAAAACCTTTAGGAGTTGATGTGTCAAGGAGAAAACATAATGGTCTAAGCAAAAGCATGATTGCAGTAATCATTGTTTCATCTTTCACAGCCTTTGTTGTGTGTTTAGCAGTTGTTTGGTTTTTGCTGTTGAAATTTGGTTCTCACACTCATAAACAGCAAGATGCTCAGCCAGCTTTGATTTCATCTCTTGAAAAGCAAACAG GAGCTGCTGTAGGGTCTACACGGTTAGGAAGCATGAGAGGTTCTGAGTCATTATCTATTAGTTCTGGCACAATGACTTATGCCGGGACAGCTAAGATTTTCAGTTTGAATGAGATGGAAAGAGCCACTAATAGCTTTGATGCTTCAAGAATACTTGGAGAAGGTGGGTTTGGACTTGTTTACAACGGCACTTTAGATGATGGAAGGAAGGTGGCTGTGAAGGTACTCAAAAGAGATAATCATCACGGCGGTCAAGAGTTTCTAGCAGAAGTAGAGATGCTTAGCCGCCTGCACCACAGAAACTTGGTCAAACTTATCGGTATATGCACAGAGGACCAAACTCGCTGCTTGGTTTATGAACTTGTGCCAAATGGAAGTGTTGAATCTCATTTACACG GGGTGGATAAGGAAAGTGATCCACTTGATTGGGATGCCCGAATGAAGATTGCACTAGGAGCAGCCCGGGGCTTAGCTTATCTACATGAAGACTCCAATCCACGTGTGATTCATCGAGATTTCAAGTCCAGCAACATCTTGTTAGAGCATGACTTTACACCTAAGGTCTCAGATTTTGGATTGGCCAGAGCAGCATTAGAGGGTAACAGACATATCTCAACACATGTTATGGGCACTTTTGG TTACTTAGCTCCGGAATATGCAATGACTGGCCATCTTCTGGTGAAAAGCGATGTGTACAGCTACGGTGTAGTCCTTCTTGAGCTCCTAACTGGAAGAAAGCCGGTGGACTTGTCTCAACCTCCAGGCCAGGAAAACCTGGTAGCTTGGGCTCGTCCACTTCTAACCAGCAAAGAAGGTTTAGAAACAATAATAGACCCGGGTATACAGAGTGAAATGATATCACTTGATAGTGTGTCTAAGGTAGCTGCAATAGCTTCAATGTGTGTACAGCCAGAAGTGAGTCACCGCCCTTTCATGGGTGAAGTTGTCCAGGCATTGAAGCTAGTTTGTAATGAGTGTGAGGAAGCAAAAGGGTTGAGCTCAAGGTGCCATAGCCAAAATGATTTTTTGGCTGATCATGCAGATAGCAGGGCCAGAAGAGTTTCTCATGAGATTGCTGGAGTGTCACAATCACACCGTTCGTTTTTTATTTCTGTTTCGAGTCGTGACATTGATAACAAAGTGCCATTGTCAACTTCAGAGTTGTTTAGTGGTGCCTCAGTGGGAGTAGAACAAGGGGAGGAATTCGGGTCTTTAAGGAAGTATTCAAGTAATTCAGGGCCTTTGAGAATAGGGAGAAGAAAGCAGTTCTGGCAAAGGTTGAAAAGTTTGTCTAGAGGAAGTGCTAGTGAGCATGGTTTCTCATTAAAACTTTGGCCAGGTTCTAGTTGA
- the LOC115706952 gene encoding receptor-like serine/threonine-protein kinase ALE2 isoform X4, with translation MGVKIILLLMEICLAANALHFRGSEDHASSPTSSLSFGQKPHAKMVALPSKKAFHHKWLPAKDDATRSPSIAIPPSMSSSRAPAKKWAHGPVSSPSVIYNNHHHKRRKFNNSVTKPTHPTYTKQGPSVSHFPSSRIWPSTAPAPSESPRSSSSHYNMPIFPPTISPLGSSLKKIKAPPPSPPLLALPPPPPNTDCSSVTCTEPLTYMPTGSPCGCVLPIQVKLRLGIAIYTFFSSVSELAEEIAASVNLNHSQVRIMGADAASQQLVKTVVLVNLVPKGVKFGYTTAFSIYEKFWRRQVLINESRFGSYEVLYVHYTDLPPSPPSAPLSISAIDDGPYTGHDNHGKQILKPLGVDVSRRKHNGLSKSMIAVIIVSSFTAFVVCLAVVWFLLLKFGSHTHKQQDAQPALISSLEKQTGAAVGSTRLGSMRGSESLSISSGTMTYAGTAKIFSLNEMERATNSFDASRILGEGGFGLVYNGTLDDGRKVAVKVLKRDNHHGGQEFLAEVEMLSRLHHRNLVKLIGICTEDQTRCLVYELVPNGSVESHLHGVDKESDPLDWDARMKIALGAARGLAYLHEDSNPRVIHRDFKSSNILLEHDFTPKVSDFGLARAALEGNRHISTHVMGTFGYLAPEYAMTGHLLVKSDVYSYGVVLLELLTGRKPVDLSQPPGQENLVAWARPLLTSKEGLETIIDPGIQSEMISLDSVSKVAAIASMCVQPEVSHRPFMGEVVQALKLVCNECEEAKGLSSRCHSQNDFLADHADSRARRVSHEIAGVSQSHRSFFISVSSRDIDNKVPLSTSELFSGASVGVEQGEEFGSLRKYSSNSGPLRIGRRKQFWQRLKSLSRGSASEHGFSLKLWPGSS, from the exons ATGGGGGTGAAGATAATTCTTCTACTGATGGAAATATGCTTAGCAGCCAATGCCTTGCATTTTCGTGGATCTGAAG ATCATGCTTCTTCTCCTACATCTTCACTGAGCTTTGGCCAGAAGCCACATGCAAAGATGGTAGCACTGCCTTCAAAGAAAGCATTTCACCACAAATGGTTACCAGCTAAAG ATGATGCTACGAGGTCTCCAAGTATTGCGATTCCACCTTCTATGTCATCTTCTAGAGCCCCTGCAAAGAAATGGGCTCATGGTCCAGTATCTTCCCCTTCAGTTATATACAATAATCACCATCACAAAAGAAGAAAATTCAACAATTCAGTTACAAAACCAACTCATCCCACTTACACCAAACAAG GTCCATCAGTATCTCACTTTCCTTCATCAAGAATCTGGCCTTCAACTGCACCAGCACCTTCAGAGTCACCAAGAAGCTCCTCTAGCCACTATAATA TGCCCATTTTTCCTCCTACAATATCTCCATTGGGTTCATCCCTTAAGAAGATTAAAGCTCCCCCACCATCACCACCTCTTCTAGCATTACCTCCTCCACCTCCTAATACAG ATTGTTCTTCTGTTACATGCACAGAGCCATTGACATATATGCCAACTGGATCACCTTGTGGGTGTGTTTTGCCTATTCAAGTTAAACTCCGCCTAGGAATTGCTATATACACATTCTTCTCTTCAGTTTCAGAGCTGGCAGAGGAAATTGCAGCCAGTGTCAACCTTAACCATAGCCAAGTTCGCATAATGGGAGCTGATGCAGCTAGTCAGCAGCTTGTGAAAACTGTAGTCCTTGTTAACTTGGTACCCAAAGGAGTCAAATTTGGTTACACTACTGCATTTTCTATCTATGAGAAATTCTGGCGCAGACAAGTTTTGATTAATGAATCACGTTTTGGTTCCTATGAAGTATTATATGTTCACTACACAG ATCTTCCACCTTCTCCTCCTTCAGCACCTTTGAGCATTTCTGCCATAGATGATGGGCCATACACTGGCCATGACAACCACGGAAAGCAAATATTAAAACCTTTAGGAGTTGATGTGTCAAGGAGAAAACATAATGGTCTAAGCAAAAGCATGATTGCAGTAATCATTGTTTCATCTTTCACAGCCTTTGTTGTGTGTTTAGCAGTTGTTTGGTTTTTGCTGTTGAAATTTGGTTCTCACACTCATAAACAGCAAGATGCTCAGCCAGCTTTGATTTCATCTCTTGAAAAGCAAACAG GAGCTGCTGTAGGGTCTACACGGTTAGGAAGCATGAGAGGTTCTGAGTCATTATCTATTAGTTCTGGCACAATGACTTATGCCGGGACAGCTAAGATTTTCAGTTTGAATGAGATGGAAAGAGCCACTAATAGCTTTGATGCTTCAAGAATACTTGGAGAAGGTGGGTTTGGACTTGTTTACAACGGCACTTTAGATGATGGAAGGAAGGTGGCTGTGAAGGTACTCAAAAGAGATAATCATCACGGCGGTCAAGAGTTTCTAGCAGAAGTAGAGATGCTTAGCCGCCTGCACCACAGAAACTTGGTCAAACTTATCGGTATATGCACAGAGGACCAAACTCGCTGCTTGGTTTATGAACTTGTGCCAAATGGAAGTGTTGAATCTCATTTACACG GGGTGGATAAGGAAAGTGATCCACTTGATTGGGATGCCCGAATGAAGATTGCACTAGGAGCAGCCCGGGGCTTAGCTTATCTACATGAAGACTCCAATCCACGTGTGATTCATCGAGATTTCAAGTCCAGCAACATCTTGTTAGAGCATGACTTTACACCTAAGGTCTCAGATTTTGGATTGGCCAGAGCAGCATTAGAGGGTAACAGACATATCTCAACACATGTTATGGGCACTTTTGG TTACTTAGCTCCGGAATATGCAATGACTGGCCATCTTCTGGTGAAAAGCGATGTGTACAGCTACGGTGTAGTCCTTCTTGAGCTCCTAACTGGAAGAAAGCCGGTGGACTTGTCTCAACCTCCAGGCCAGGAAAACCTGGTAGCTTGGGCTCGTCCACTTCTAACCAGCAAAGAAGGTTTAGAAACAATAATAGACCCGGGTATACAGAGTGAAATGATATCACTTGATAGTGTGTCTAAGGTAGCTGCAATAGCTTCAATGTGTGTACAGCCAGAAGTGAGTCACCGCCCTTTCATGGGTGAAGTTGTCCAGGCATTGAAGCTAGTTTGTAATGAGTGTGAGGAAGCAAAAGGGTTGAGCTCAAGGTGCCATAGCCAAAATGATTTTTTGGCTGATCATGCAGATAGCAGGGCCAGAAGAGTTTCTCATGAGATTGCTGGAGTGTCACAATCACACCGTTCGTTTTTTATTTCTGTTTCGAGTCGTGACATTGATAACAAAGTGCCATTGTCAACTTCAGAGTTGTTTAGTGGTGCCTCAGTGGGAGTAGAACAAGGGGAGGAATTCGGGTCTTTAAGGAAGTATTCAAGTAATTCAGGGCCTTTGAGAATAGGGAGAAGAAAGCAGTTCTGGCAAAGGTTGAAAAGTTTGTCTAGAGGAAGTGCTAGTGAGCATGGTTTCTCATTAAAACTTTGGCCAGGTTCTAGTTGA
- the LOC115706952 gene encoding receptor-like serine/threonine-protein kinase ALE2 isoform X2, with protein MGVKIILLLMEICLAANALHFRGSEDSPSLRRWVLEPSLIHHISPSPQSSKVPDHASSPTSSLSFGQKPHAKMVALPSKKAFHHKWLPAKDDATRSPSIAIPPSMSSSRAPAKKWAHGPVSSPSVIYNNHHHKRRKFNNSVTKPTHPTYTKQGPSVSHFPSSRIWPSTAPAPSESPRSSSSHYNMPIFPPTISPLGSSLKKIKAPPPSPPLLALPPPPPNTDCSSVTCTEPLTYMPTGSPCGCVLPIQVKLRLGIAIYTFFSSVSELAEEIAASVNLNHSQVRIMGADAASQQLVKTVVLVNLVPKGVKFGYTTAFSIYEKFWRRQVLINESRFGSYEVLYVHYTDLPPSPPSAPLSISAIDDGPYTGHDNHGKQILKPLGVDVSRRKHNGLSKSMIAVIIVSSFTAFVVCLAVVWFLLLKFGSHTHKQQDAQPALISSLEKQTGAAVGSTRLGSMRGSESLSISSGTMTYAGTAKIFSLNEMERATNSFDASRILGEGGFGLVYNGTLDDGRKVAVKVLKRDNHHGGQEFLAEVEMLSRLHHRNLVKLIGICTEDQTRCLVYELVPNGSVESHLHGVDKESDPLDWDARMKIALGAARGLAYLHEDSNPRVIHRDFKSSNILLEHDFTPKVSDFGLARAALEGNRHISTHVMGTFGYLAPEYAMTGHLLVKSDVYSYGVVLLELLTGRKPVDLSQPPGQENLVAWARPLLTSKEGLETIIDPGIQSEMISLDSVSKVAAIASMCVQPEVSHRPFMGEVVQALKLVCNECEEAKGLSSRCHSQNDFLADHADSRARRVSHEIAGVSQSHRSFFISVSSRDIDNKVPLSTSELFSGASVGVEQGEEFGSLRKYSSNSGPLRIGRRKQFWQRLKSLSRGSASEHGFSLKLWPGSS; from the exons ATGGGGGTGAAGATAATTCTTCTACTGATGGAAATATGCTTAGCAGCCAATGCCTTGCATTTTCGTGGATCTGAAG ACTCACCATCGTTGAGAAGATGGGTGTTAGAACCATCACTGATCCACCATATCAGTCCAAGTCCGCAATCTTCCAAGGTGCCAG ATCATGCTTCTTCTCCTACATCTTCACTGAGCTTTGGCCAGAAGCCACATGCAAAGATGGTAGCACTGCCTTCAAAGAAAGCATTTCACCACAAATGGTTACCAGCTAAAG ATGATGCTACGAGGTCTCCAAGTATTGCGATTCCACCTTCTATGTCATCTTCTAGAGCCCCTGCAAAGAAATGGGCTCATGGTCCAGTATCTTCCCCTTCAGTTATATACAATAATCACCATCACAAAAGAAGAAAATTCAACAATTCAGTTACAAAACCAACTCATCCCACTTACACCAAACAAG GTCCATCAGTATCTCACTTTCCTTCATCAAGAATCTGGCCTTCAACTGCACCAGCACCTTCAGAGTCACCAAGAAGCTCCTCTAGCCACTATAATA TGCCCATTTTTCCTCCTACAATATCTCCATTGGGTTCATCCCTTAAGAAGATTAAAGCTCCCCCACCATCACCACCTCTTCTAGCATTACCTCCTCCACCTCCTAATACAG ATTGTTCTTCTGTTACATGCACAGAGCCATTGACATATATGCCAACTGGATCACCTTGTGGGTGTGTTTTGCCTATTCAAGTTAAACTCCGCCTAGGAATTGCTATATACACATTCTTCTCTTCAGTTTCAGAGCTGGCAGAGGAAATTGCAGCCAGTGTCAACCTTAACCATAGCCAAGTTCGCATAATGGGAGCTGATGCAGCTAGTCAGCAGCTTGTGAAAACTGTAGTCCTTGTTAACTTGGTACCCAAAGGAGTCAAATTTGGTTACACTACTGCATTTTCTATCTATGAGAAATTCTGGCGCAGACAAGTTTTGATTAATGAATCACGTTTTGGTTCCTATGAAGTATTATATGTTCACTACACAG ATCTTCCACCTTCTCCTCCTTCAGCACCTTTGAGCATTTCTGCCATAGATGATGGGCCATACACTGGCCATGACAACCACGGAAAGCAAATATTAAAACCTTTAGGAGTTGATGTGTCAAGGAGAAAACATAATGGTCTAAGCAAAAGCATGATTGCAGTAATCATTGTTTCATCTTTCACAGCCTTTGTTGTGTGTTTAGCAGTTGTTTGGTTTTTGCTGTTGAAATTTGGTTCTCACACTCATAAACAGCAAGATGCTCAGCCAGCTTTGATTTCATCTCTTGAAAAGCAAACAG GAGCTGCTGTAGGGTCTACACGGTTAGGAAGCATGAGAGGTTCTGAGTCATTATCTATTAGTTCTGGCACAATGACTTATGCCGGGACAGCTAAGATTTTCAGTTTGAATGAGATGGAAAGAGCCACTAATAGCTTTGATGCTTCAAGAATACTTGGAGAAGGTGGGTTTGGACTTGTTTACAACGGCACTTTAGATGATGGAAGGAAGGTGGCTGTGAAGGTACTCAAAAGAGATAATCATCACGGCGGTCAAGAGTTTCTAGCAGAAGTAGAGATGCTTAGCCGCCTGCACCACAGAAACTTGGTCAAACTTATCGGTATATGCACAGAGGACCAAACTCGCTGCTTGGTTTATGAACTTGTGCCAAATGGAAGTGTTGAATCTCATTTACACG GGGTGGATAAGGAAAGTGATCCACTTGATTGGGATGCCCGAATGAAGATTGCACTAGGAGCAGCCCGGGGCTTAGCTTATCTACATGAAGACTCCAATCCACGTGTGATTCATCGAGATTTCAAGTCCAGCAACATCTTGTTAGAGCATGACTTTACACCTAAGGTCTCAGATTTTGGATTGGCCAGAGCAGCATTAGAGGGTAACAGACATATCTCAACACATGTTATGGGCACTTTTGG TTACTTAGCTCCGGAATATGCAATGACTGGCCATCTTCTGGTGAAAAGCGATGTGTACAGCTACGGTGTAGTCCTTCTTGAGCTCCTAACTGGAAGAAAGCCGGTGGACTTGTCTCAACCTCCAGGCCAGGAAAACCTGGTAGCTTGGGCTCGTCCACTTCTAACCAGCAAAGAAGGTTTAGAAACAATAATAGACCCGGGTATACAGAGTGAAATGATATCACTTGATAGTGTGTCTAAGGTAGCTGCAATAGCTTCAATGTGTGTACAGCCAGAAGTGAGTCACCGCCCTTTCATGGGTGAAGTTGTCCAGGCATTGAAGCTAGTTTGTAATGAGTGTGAGGAAGCAAAAGGGTTGAGCTCAAGGTGCCATAGCCAAAATGATTTTTTGGCTGATCATGCAGATAGCAGGGCCAGAAGAGTTTCTCATGAGATTGCTGGAGTGTCACAATCACACCGTTCGTTTTTTATTTCTGTTTCGAGTCGTGACATTGATAACAAAGTGCCATTGTCAACTTCAGAGTTGTTTAGTGGTGCCTCAGTGGGAGTAGAACAAGGGGAGGAATTCGGGTCTTTAAGGAAGTATTCAAGTAATTCAGGGCCTTTGAGAATAGGGAGAAGAAAGCAGTTCTGGCAAAGGTTGAAAAGTTTGTCTAGAGGAAGTGCTAGTGAGCATGGTTTCTCATTAAAACTTTGGCCAGGTTCTAGTTGA
- the LOC115706952 gene encoding receptor-like serine/threonine-protein kinase ALE2 isoform X3, giving the protein MGVKIILLLMEICLAANALHFRGSEDHASSPTSSLSFGQKPHAKMVALPSKKAFHHKWLPAKAADPDDATRSPSIAIPPSMSSSRAPAKKWAHGPVSSPSVIYNNHHHKRRKFNNSVTKPTHPTYTKQGPSVSHFPSSRIWPSTAPAPSESPRSSSSHYNMPIFPPTISPLGSSLKKIKAPPPSPPLLALPPPPPNTDCSSVTCTEPLTYMPTGSPCGCVLPIQVKLRLGIAIYTFFSSVSELAEEIAASVNLNHSQVRIMGADAASQQLVKTVVLVNLVPKGVKFGYTTAFSIYEKFWRRQVLINESRFGSYEVLYVHYTDLPPSPPSAPLSISAIDDGPYTGHDNHGKQILKPLGVDVSRRKHNGLSKSMIAVIIVSSFTAFVVCLAVVWFLLLKFGSHTHKQQDAQPALISSLEKQTGAAVGSTRLGSMRGSESLSISSGTMTYAGTAKIFSLNEMERATNSFDASRILGEGGFGLVYNGTLDDGRKVAVKVLKRDNHHGGQEFLAEVEMLSRLHHRNLVKLIGICTEDQTRCLVYELVPNGSVESHLHGVDKESDPLDWDARMKIALGAARGLAYLHEDSNPRVIHRDFKSSNILLEHDFTPKVSDFGLARAALEGNRHISTHVMGTFGYLAPEYAMTGHLLVKSDVYSYGVVLLELLTGRKPVDLSQPPGQENLVAWARPLLTSKEGLETIIDPGIQSEMISLDSVSKVAAIASMCVQPEVSHRPFMGEVVQALKLVCNECEEAKGLSSRCHSQNDFLADHADSRARRVSHEIAGVSQSHRSFFISVSSRDIDNKVPLSTSELFSGASVGVEQGEEFGSLRKYSSNSGPLRIGRRKQFWQRLKSLSRGSASEHGFSLKLWPGSS; this is encoded by the exons ATGGGGGTGAAGATAATTCTTCTACTGATGGAAATATGCTTAGCAGCCAATGCCTTGCATTTTCGTGGATCTGAAG ATCATGCTTCTTCTCCTACATCTTCACTGAGCTTTGGCCAGAAGCCACATGCAAAGATGGTAGCACTGCCTTCAAAGAAAGCATTTCACCACAAATGGTTACCAGCTAAAG CTGCCGATCCAGATGATGCTACGAGGTCTCCAAGTATTGCGATTCCACCTTCTATGTCATCTTCTAGAGCCCCTGCAAAGAAATGGGCTCATGGTCCAGTATCTTCCCCTTCAGTTATATACAATAATCACCATCACAAAAGAAGAAAATTCAACAATTCAGTTACAAAACCAACTCATCCCACTTACACCAAACAAG GTCCATCAGTATCTCACTTTCCTTCATCAAGAATCTGGCCTTCAACTGCACCAGCACCTTCAGAGTCACCAAGAAGCTCCTCTAGCCACTATAATA TGCCCATTTTTCCTCCTACAATATCTCCATTGGGTTCATCCCTTAAGAAGATTAAAGCTCCCCCACCATCACCACCTCTTCTAGCATTACCTCCTCCACCTCCTAATACAG ATTGTTCTTCTGTTACATGCACAGAGCCATTGACATATATGCCAACTGGATCACCTTGTGGGTGTGTTTTGCCTATTCAAGTTAAACTCCGCCTAGGAATTGCTATATACACATTCTTCTCTTCAGTTTCAGAGCTGGCAGAGGAAATTGCAGCCAGTGTCAACCTTAACCATAGCCAAGTTCGCATAATGGGAGCTGATGCAGCTAGTCAGCAGCTTGTGAAAACTGTAGTCCTTGTTAACTTGGTACCCAAAGGAGTCAAATTTGGTTACACTACTGCATTTTCTATCTATGAGAAATTCTGGCGCAGACAAGTTTTGATTAATGAATCACGTTTTGGTTCCTATGAAGTATTATATGTTCACTACACAG ATCTTCCACCTTCTCCTCCTTCAGCACCTTTGAGCATTTCTGCCATAGATGATGGGCCATACACTGGCCATGACAACCACGGAAAGCAAATATTAAAACCTTTAGGAGTTGATGTGTCAAGGAGAAAACATAATGGTCTAAGCAAAAGCATGATTGCAGTAATCATTGTTTCATCTTTCACAGCCTTTGTTGTGTGTTTAGCAGTTGTTTGGTTTTTGCTGTTGAAATTTGGTTCTCACACTCATAAACAGCAAGATGCTCAGCCAGCTTTGATTTCATCTCTTGAAAAGCAAACAG GAGCTGCTGTAGGGTCTACACGGTTAGGAAGCATGAGAGGTTCTGAGTCATTATCTATTAGTTCTGGCACAATGACTTATGCCGGGACAGCTAAGATTTTCAGTTTGAATGAGATGGAAAGAGCCACTAATAGCTTTGATGCTTCAAGAATACTTGGAGAAGGTGGGTTTGGACTTGTTTACAACGGCACTTTAGATGATGGAAGGAAGGTGGCTGTGAAGGTACTCAAAAGAGATAATCATCACGGCGGTCAAGAGTTTCTAGCAGAAGTAGAGATGCTTAGCCGCCTGCACCACAGAAACTTGGTCAAACTTATCGGTATATGCACAGAGGACCAAACTCGCTGCTTGGTTTATGAACTTGTGCCAAATGGAAGTGTTGAATCTCATTTACACG GGGTGGATAAGGAAAGTGATCCACTTGATTGGGATGCCCGAATGAAGATTGCACTAGGAGCAGCCCGGGGCTTAGCTTATCTACATGAAGACTCCAATCCACGTGTGATTCATCGAGATTTCAAGTCCAGCAACATCTTGTTAGAGCATGACTTTACACCTAAGGTCTCAGATTTTGGATTGGCCAGAGCAGCATTAGAGGGTAACAGACATATCTCAACACATGTTATGGGCACTTTTGG TTACTTAGCTCCGGAATATGCAATGACTGGCCATCTTCTGGTGAAAAGCGATGTGTACAGCTACGGTGTAGTCCTTCTTGAGCTCCTAACTGGAAGAAAGCCGGTGGACTTGTCTCAACCTCCAGGCCAGGAAAACCTGGTAGCTTGGGCTCGTCCACTTCTAACCAGCAAAGAAGGTTTAGAAACAATAATAGACCCGGGTATACAGAGTGAAATGATATCACTTGATAGTGTGTCTAAGGTAGCTGCAATAGCTTCAATGTGTGTACAGCCAGAAGTGAGTCACCGCCCTTTCATGGGTGAAGTTGTCCAGGCATTGAAGCTAGTTTGTAATGAGTGTGAGGAAGCAAAAGGGTTGAGCTCAAGGTGCCATAGCCAAAATGATTTTTTGGCTGATCATGCAGATAGCAGGGCCAGAAGAGTTTCTCATGAGATTGCTGGAGTGTCACAATCACACCGTTCGTTTTTTATTTCTGTTTCGAGTCGTGACATTGATAACAAAGTGCCATTGTCAACTTCAGAGTTGTTTAGTGGTGCCTCAGTGGGAGTAGAACAAGGGGAGGAATTCGGGTCTTTAAGGAAGTATTCAAGTAATTCAGGGCCTTTGAGAATAGGGAGAAGAAAGCAGTTCTGGCAAAGGTTGAAAAGTTTGTCTAGAGGAAGTGCTAGTGAGCATGGTTTCTCATTAAAACTTTGGCCAGGTTCTAGTTGA